Proteins encoded by one window of Flavobacterium sp. N502540:
- a CDS encoding Smr/MutS family protein: MLTKGDKVSVLDEAINGTVVSVKNKEVLIETEDGFMMTFFVNELLKMQESSNLMNSIKRINLDEISKEKTEPKPRSFVKEKKDKREISAPEFDLHIEKLVPNKRGMSNYDILTLQTETAKRHIEFAIRNRIPKIVFIHGVGEGILKAELDFLLGRYDGIDFQDANYQKYGLGATEVYFRQNQK; this comes from the coding sequence ATGTTGACTAAAGGAGATAAGGTTTCAGTCTTAGACGAAGCGATAAACGGAACGGTAGTTTCGGTGAAAAACAAGGAAGTTTTGATCGAAACCGAGGATGGTTTTATGATGACATTTTTTGTCAATGAATTACTTAAAATGCAAGAATCCAGTAATTTAATGAATTCTATTAAAAGAATTAATTTAGATGAGATTTCAAAAGAAAAAACAGAGCCAAAACCGCGAAGTTTTGTAAAAGAAAAGAAAGATAAACGTGAAATTTCGGCTCCTGAGTTTGATTTGCATATCGAAAAACTGGTTCCTAATAAACGTGGAATGTCTAATTATGATATTTTGACTTTACAGACCGAAACAGCAAAAAGACATATTGAATTTGCAATCAGAAATCGTATTCCTAAAATTGTTTTTATTCATGGCGTTGGTGAAGGTATTTTGAAAGCAGAACTTGATTTTTTATTAGGTCGTTATGACGGAATAGATTTTCAGGACGCTAATTATCAAAAATACGGTTTAGGTGCAACCGAAGTTTATTTTAGACAAAATCAGAAATAA
- the cysM gene encoding cysteine synthase CysM: MGPQKLLNLIGNTPLMETVNLVKNKNVKLLLKLEGNNPGGSVKDRAAYNMIASAIERGDIKKGDKLIEATSGNTGIALAMIAQLFQIEIELVLPEDSTKERTQTMRAYGATVILTPASEGIIGSRDYADKKVAQGGYLMLNQFANDDNWKAHYKTTGPEIWNDTEGTVTHFVSAMGTTGTIIGTSTYLKEKNSNIQIIGAQPSDGSQIPGIRKWPQEYLPKIFDASKVDTVIDVSEEEARKMTKRLALEEGVFAGMSSGGSVAVALKIAEQLESGVIVAVICDRGDRYLSSDLFD; this comes from the coding sequence ATGGGTCCACAGAAATTGCTTAATCTAATTGGAAACACTCCGTTAATGGAAACCGTCAATTTGGTTAAAAATAAAAACGTAAAACTTTTACTGAAACTTGAAGGTAATAATCCCGGAGGAAGTGTAAAAGACAGAGCGGCATACAACATGATTGCTTCGGCTATTGAGAGAGGCGATATTAAAAAAGGCGACAAGCTAATTGAAGCCACCAGCGGAAATACGGGAATTGCTTTGGCAATGATCGCACAATTGTTTCAAATTGAAATCGAATTGGTTTTACCTGAAGATTCTACAAAAGAGCGAACTCAAACCATGCGTGCTTATGGTGCCACAGTCATTTTAACGCCCGCTAGTGAAGGAATTATTGGCTCGAGGGACTATGCCGACAAAAAGGTCGCTCAGGGCGGTTATTTGATGCTAAATCAATTTGCAAACGATGACAACTGGAAAGCACATTACAAAACCACAGGTCCGGAAATCTGGAACGACACGGAAGGAACGGTAACCCACTTTGTTTCGGCAATGGGAACTACGGGAACCATTATTGGGACTTCGACCTATTTAAAAGAGAAAAACAGCAACATTCAAATCATCGGGGCTCAGCCTAGTGACGGATCTCAAATTCCGGGAATTAGAAAATGGCCGCAGGAATATTTGCCGAAAATTTTTGACGCCTCGAAAGTAGATACTGTCATCGATGTAAGCGAAGAAGAAGCCAGAAAGATGACTAAAAGACTTGCCCTTGAAGAAGGTGTCTTTGCCGGCATGAGCAGCGGAGGATCTGTAGCTGTTGCCTTAAAAATTGCCGAGCAACTGGAATCGGGAGTTATTGTTGCCGTGATTTGTGATCGTGGTGATCGTTATTTATCTTCTGATTTATTTGACTAA
- a CDS encoding serine O-acetyltransferase gives MTKDSIIQNIKALKSHSSINYGIKTKTEDFTEKLFYTLFDSNAALDESIKELEIRFKEIAVLACKKSENSCDAMWDRFLEKLPGVLEKLNQDAEYILENDPASNSIDEVYLGYPGFYAIAIYRLSHELYRLDLLLFSRLMSEYAHRITGTDIHAGAEIASPFFIDHATGIVIGETTVIKKHVKIYQGVTLGALSVSKEMKNAKRHPTVEANVCIYANATILGGETIIGKNSIVGGNAWITKSIPEDSIVLNTTTTEVKIKEKK, from the coding sequence TTGACAAAAGATTCCATCATACAAAATATAAAAGCTTTAAAAAGTCATTCAAGCATAAATTACGGCATCAAAACCAAAACAGAAGATTTTACAGAGAAGCTTTTTTACACTCTTTTTGATTCCAATGCGGCTTTAGACGAAAGTATCAAAGAACTGGAGATTCGTTTTAAAGAAATTGCTGTTCTGGCCTGTAAAAAATCTGAAAATTCGTGTGATGCAATGTGGGATCGTTTTTTGGAAAAATTGCCCGGAGTTCTGGAAAAACTAAATCAGGACGCCGAATACATCCTTGAAAATGATCCGGCATCGAACAGTATTGATGAAGTTTATTTGGGATATCCCGGATTTTACGCGATCGCCATTTACCGACTAAGTCACGAATTGTATCGTCTGGATCTATTACTTTTCTCAAGATTGATGAGCGAGTACGCACATCGAATTACAGGAACCGACATTCATGCGGGAGCTGAGATTGCTTCTCCCTTTTTTATTGATCACGCTACAGGAATTGTAATTGGAGAAACTACTGTGATTAAAAAACATGTAAAAATTTATCAGGGTGTTACTTTAGGAGCTCTGAGCGTTAGTAAAGAAATGAAAAACGCCAAAAGACACCCGACTGTAGAAGCAAACGTTTGCATTTATGCCAATGCTACTATTTTGGGAGGTGAAACCATTATTGGAAAGAACAGTATTGTAGGCGGAAATGCATGGATCACCAAATCTATCCCTGAAGATTCAATCGTTTTAAACACCACTACAACTGAAGTTAAAATAAAAGAAAAAAAATAA
- a CDS encoding cysteine desulfurase family protein produces MKKVYLDNASTTAIRPEVIQEMLKVMTEDFGNPSSTHSFGRNGKTILELSRKSIAKYLNCTAQEIIFTSGGTEADNWILRSAVEDLKAERIITTRIEHHAVLHTALVLESEYNVQVDYVNVNPDGSIDLTHLSNLLAEDKKTIVSLMHVNNETGAVLDLERVGVICKQYNALFHSDTVQSVGKTEIDLQKIPVDFIVASAHKFHGPKGVGFAFVRKNSGLQPLIFGGEQEKGLRAGTEAVHQIAGMAKALSLSYENLDAERNYILGLKTYLIEQFEAHFPGFRINGKKDDFYNIINVILPFSADKTSMLLFSLDMKGIAVSRGSACQSGSVKPSHVLKEMLSETDLKLPNLRISFSHFNTKEDIDWLVESLKSV; encoded by the coding sequence ATGAAAAAAGTATACCTCGATAACGCCTCTACAACCGCTATACGCCCTGAAGTGATTCAGGAAATGTTGAAAGTAATGACTGAAGATTTTGGAAATCCTTCTTCTACACACAGTTTCGGAAGAAACGGAAAGACCATTTTAGAACTTTCCAGGAAAAGTATTGCGAAATATTTAAATTGTACGGCACAGGAGATTATTTTTACCTCAGGAGGAACTGAGGCTGATAATTGGATTCTTCGTTCGGCGGTGGAAGATCTTAAAGCAGAGCGTATTATTACAACCAGAATTGAGCATCATGCAGTGCTGCATACCGCATTGGTTTTAGAATCTGAATATAACGTTCAGGTGGATTACGTAAATGTAAATCCTGATGGAAGTATAGATTTAACTCATTTATCCAATTTGTTAGCCGAAGACAAAAAGACAATTGTCAGTTTGATGCATGTAAACAACGAAACCGGAGCTGTTTTGGATCTGGAAAGAGTGGGTGTAATTTGTAAGCAGTATAATGCTTTGTTTCATTCGGATACTGTTCAGTCTGTTGGAAAAACGGAGATCGATCTGCAAAAAATCCCTGTTGATTTTATCGTAGCAAGTGCGCATAAATTTCACGGTCCAAAAGGAGTTGGGTTCGCATTTGTTCGAAAAAATTCAGGATTGCAACCTTTGATTTTTGGAGGAGAGCAGGAAAAAGGCTTGCGTGCCGGTACAGAAGCCGTGCATCAGATTGCCGGAATGGCGAAAGCATTGTCTCTTTCGTATGAGAATTTAGATGCTGAAAGAAATTATATTTTAGGCTTGAAAACCTATCTTATTGAGCAATTTGAAGCTCATTTTCCGGGTTTCAGAATCAATGGAAAAAAGGATGATTTTTACAACATCATCAATGTTATTCTGCCTTTCTCAGCAGATAAAACTTCGATGCTTTTGTTTAGTTTAGATATGAAAGGAATTGCTGTTTCCAGAGGCAGTGCCTGTCAGTCGGGGAGTGTAAAACCGTCGCATGTTTTGAAAGAAATGCTTTCAGAGACCGATTTAAAATTACCAAATCTCCGAATTTCATTCAGTCATTTTAATACCAAAGAAGATATTGACTGGTTGGTTGAGAGTTTGAAAAGTGTTTAA
- a CDS encoding L-threonylcarbamoyladenylate synthase yields MNEEIIKAYEVIKEGGIILYPTDTVWGIGCDATNPEAVAKIYKLKQRAETQSMIVLMNGEKMMYNVFKNIPEVAWQILDLSEKPTTLILDEPRNVAPNIIAADNSLAVRLVKEPFCFKLLERMKKPLVSTSANISGQPTPIGFKDINPEIVKGVDYVVNLYHDRIAGKPSTIIKLTNDSQVKVIRK; encoded by the coding sequence ATGAACGAAGAAATAATCAAAGCGTACGAAGTCATAAAAGAAGGAGGAATCATTCTCTATCCTACTGATACCGTGTGGGGAATTGGCTGTGACGCAACAAATCCTGAGGCTGTTGCCAAAATATACAAACTCAAACAACGTGCCGAAACACAAAGCATGATTGTATTGATGAATGGCGAAAAAATGATGTACAATGTATTTAAAAATATCCCTGAAGTAGCCTGGCAAATTTTAGATTTATCTGAAAAACCAACTACTTTAATTCTGGATGAGCCACGTAATGTCGCTCCAAATATCATAGCTGCGGACAATTCGCTTGCTGTTCGCTTGGTAAAGGAACCGTTCTGTTTTAAATTATTGGAACGAATGAAAAAACCACTGGTTTCGACTTCAGCTAATATTTCGGGACAGCCTACTCCTATTGGTTTCAAAGACATCAATCCGGAAATTGTGAAAGGCGTTGACTATGTAGTAAATCTGTATCACGACAGGATTGCCGGAAAACCATCAACAATTATAAAACTCACCAATGATTCACAGGTAAAAGTGATTCGTAAGTAA
- a CDS encoding DUF1003 domain-containing protein — protein MKNNSTFKSAISDISFPESDKIYGKSIHDPILGLIIKDHPSFSDEDCIAVKELNEYRQRYISNYLSTEIGVLSDLEQSVLSSLKEDKSIVSIAEDEPETRNLGQRVADQVADFGGSWTFIISFLIFIIVWIGANVFILVNKGFDPYPFILLNLILSCIAALQAPVIMMSQNRQEEKDRNRAKKDYMINLKSELEIRMIHDKIDHLIMHQQQELIEIQKVQIEMMNDILDKIKK, from the coding sequence ATGAAAAATAACTCCACTTTTAAAAGCGCTATTTCTGATATTTCCTTTCCTGAAAGCGATAAAATTTATGGAAAATCGATACACGACCCTATTTTAGGACTGATTATTAAAGATCATCCTTCTTTTAGCGACGAGGATTGTATTGCCGTGAAAGAATTGAATGAATACCGTCAGAGGTATATTTCGAACTATTTATCAACTGAAATTGGAGTGCTTTCAGATCTTGAACAAAGTGTTCTTTCTTCGTTAAAAGAAGATAAGTCGATTGTTAGTATTGCTGAAGACGAGCCGGAAACCAGAAATTTAGGTCAGAGAGTTGCAGATCAGGTGGCGGATTTTGGAGGAAGCTGGACGTTTATCATTTCTTTCCTGATTTTTATTATAGTTTGGATTGGAGCGAATGTTTTTATTTTGGTCAACAAAGGTTTTGATCCGTATCCGTTTATTTTACTCAATTTGATTTTGTCCTGTATAGCTGCATTGCAGGCACCGGTAATTATGATGAGTCAGAATCGTCAGGAGGAGAAGGACAGAAACCGAGCCAAAAAAGATTATATGATCAATCTTAAATCGGAATTAGAGATCAGAATGATTCATGATAAAATCGATCATTTGATCATGCATCAGCAACAGGAGTTGATCGAAATTCAAAAAGTTCAAATCGAAATGATGAACGATATTTTGGATAAGATTAAGAAATGA